A window from Drosophila kikkawai strain 14028-0561.14 chromosome 2L, DkikHiC1v2, whole genome shotgun sequence encodes these proteins:
- the LOC108085337 gene encoding uncharacterized protein, whose protein sequence is MAMYFYASKISAIACGTRCKQTVLQKSRGQRDRDKCRHGGHHHHHHHNHQQSQNHRRHHRRRCHLSSGSSSDSESADDCCLEMGETGAAHATETATAGEVVSGGIFSLDPGNLTAETALLGGVRYRRRHSAEQLSAYDLEMGFQQIELGTTKSNGATNDDVVQYDVPKNPHKRSQCDINFESSVLGSGGIMYINGRAVSGPLESLVEALLPKNVIDLDKEFVFSFLLSSRLFLRPHELLGKLLHSVPDGGCLESLVALLAEWTMKFPYDYRDERMMSHVKHIVARCSNSHLEAVVSQTLSALLKRLTDLERHEADLRACQTNDKSVVETPLNCPTATQYAQIVCRLEKKLAKHVGGEEFLQCSSMILLDKQKKWDQPSTSGGPPGAQDPKKTCNLETYLDWSARLRLFVCNEILQSGGIEGRSRTVELWSGVAQYCLLVGNYNSATAILESLESPAIARLKVTWSKLQVTCQQLDCMQRHAEGHGHLWQKQAIVLNEQQQQQDGHHLKTDKQVAKEKSKGGGGGGGGGAAATSSMAIAVPAGSDERPSTSGRVEVAGTTGTSAVATIETASVPAAGSNIVEAAEATATSVPTATTPLAATGKPNDWVVIPVFADIVKLALGERENCLQRLANGHINMAAFDRMAAIVGAFTKHMQAMKAAQAPSSGEYEHFCWHMQQTTKLGEAELMMASFDCEEPNNAEKLMYDLN, encoded by the exons ATGGCGATGTACTTTTATGCCAGCAAGATATCAGCCATCGCCTGCGGAACGCGCTGCAAGCAGACCGTGCTGCAAAAGTCGCGCGGTCAACGCGATCGGGATAAATGCCGCCATGGAgggcaccaccaccaccaccatcataACCACCAACAGAGCCAGAACCATAGGCGACATCATCGACGGCGGTGTCATCTCAGCAGCGGCAGTAGCTCCGACAGCGAATCTGCGGATGACTGCTGCTTGGAAATGGGTGAAACGGGAGCAGCTCACGCGACAGAGACAGCGACAGCGGGTGAAGTGGTATCCGGTGGCATATTCTCGCTGGATCCGGGAAATCTCACAGCGGAGACAGCTCTTCTGGGAGGGGTACGCTACCGGCGGCGGCATAGCGCCGAGCAGCTGAGTGCTTACGACTTGGAAATGGGGTTTCAGCAAATCGAG CTTGGCACCACAAAATCGAATGGAGCGACCAACGACGATGTCGTCCAATACGATGTGCCCAAAAATCCGCATAAGCGCAGCCAATGTGATATTAATTTTGAG AGTTCGGTTTTGGGCTCCGGTGGCATTATGTACATAAATGGTAGAGCAGTTTCTGGGCCATTGGAATCCCTCGTCGAAGCTCTTTTGCCCAAGAATGTCATCGATTTAGATAAG GAATTTGTAttctcatttttattatcGTCACGCTTATTCCTGCGGCCCCACGAGCTGCTGGGCAAACTATTGCATTCGGTACCTGATGGCGGTTGCTTGGAATCCTTGGTCGCCCTGCTGGCCGAGTGGACAATGAAGTTCCCCTACGACTATCGGGATGAGCGGATGATGAGCCATGTCAAACATATCGTTGCCAG ATGTTCCAATTCGCATTTGGAAGCCGTTGTCTCCCAAACACTGAGTGCCTTACTAAAACGTTTGACTGATTTAGAGAGACATGAGGCGGACCTACGAGCCTGCCAGACCAACGACAAG TCTGTAGTAGAGACTCCACTCAACTGTCCAACGGCCACGCAATACGCACAAATCGTTTGTCGGCTGGAAAAGAAACTGGCCAAGCACGTCGGCGGCGAGGAGTTCCTTCAGTGCAGCAGCATGATTCTGCTCGATAAACAG AAAAAATGGGACCAACCCTCCACGTCGGGCGGACCGCCAGGCGCCCAGGATCCAAAGAAGACATGCAACCTGGAAACGTATCTGGATTGGTCGGCACGTCTCCGTCTGTTTGTCTGCAATGAGATACTGCAG AGCGGTGGCATCGAGGGACGCAGCCGAACTGTGGAGCTCTGGAGCGGCGTGGCCCAGTATTGCCTGCTTGTGGGGAATTACAATAGTGCCACGGCCATTTTGGAGTCTCTGGAATCCCCGGCGATAGCGAGGCTAAAAGTTACG TGGAGCAAATTGCAAGTGACGTGTCAACAATTGGACTGCATGCAGCGCCATGCCGAGGGCCATGGACATTTATGGCAGAAGCAGGCCATCGTCCTaaatgagcagcagcagcagcaggacggGCATCATCTCAAGACTGATAAGCAAGTGGCCAAGGAGAAGTCcaagggaggaggaggaggaggaggaggaggagcagctgccaCATCATCAATGGCCATTGCAGTCCCCGCCGGCTCGGATGAGAGGCCATCGACAAGTGGGCGAGTGGAGGTGGCTGGCACAACAGGCACTTCCG CAGTTGCAACAATAGAAACAGCTTCAGTGCCTGCGGCTGGCAGCAACATTGTGGAGGCTGCAGAAGCAACAGCTACATCAGTCCCAACAGCAACCACACCATTAGCTGCGACGGGAAAGCCAAATGATTGGGTTGTTATTCCAGTGTTTGCGGATATTGTTAAACTGGCATTGGGCGAACGTGAGAACTGTTTGCAGCG CTTAGCAAATGGCCACATCAATATGGCGGCCTTCGATCGGATGGCGGCCATTGTTGGGGCCTTCACCAAGCACATGCAGGCGATGAAGGCGGCCCAGGCGCCATCTAGCGGCGAGTACGAGCACTTCTGCTGGCACATGCAGCAAACGACGAAACTTGGCGAGGCGG AACTAATGATGGCTTCATTCGACTGCGAGGAACCTAACAATGCTGAGAAGCTTATGTACGATTTAAACTAG